The sequence below is a genomic window from Sparus aurata chromosome 6, fSpaAur1.1, whole genome shotgun sequence.
ATTAACGAAAGAACCACAGCTGGACAAGGATGTTAATATTGAGGAATTACCAAAAGAATTAGACGAGGATGTTACCACTGAACCTGAGCAACCACCAGAAACTCAGACTGATCCCcctcctcagcctcagcctgTGCCACATCCTGTGATCCAGCATGAAGCCAAATCATCCCCACTTATCCCTCCATCATCCCCTCCTAGGGTGAGACGGACCTTACAGGCTCCGGCCAGCCCCCGACCGTCCACACCGATGCGAACAAAGGCCCGCTCACGCAGTTGCCCTAGAAAACAGATTACCTCTCCTGAGACCCCCATGGTGAACCGCAAGCCTGTTTTCCGTCGACAGACACAGAACTACGGCAGCTACAGAGGACAGATGAGGCCCATACCCAATGGCCTCTGCCTGTCTGACAGCACCTCCAGCAGCAGTGTTAGCAGCACTGACAGTCTGGAGTTTGTGCCCTCCTGCGTGGCAGGCGGGGAAGAGCAACGTGAGGGAACCCTGCAGAGGGAGATGAAGGCACTTTTTGACCAGAAGATTAGAGAGATACGCTGTAAATCGCCACTTTTTCTAAACGGTAAGTCATAGATCtttaacatttgtgaaagacaaagaaaaagaggttGTATTTAATCatggcttttgtgttttttttttttaagattagACCACAGTTCAGATTTGTgactccagagacaacagcatgcttcagaagaggaagaaaaatgaagaaaaaaaaacgcaatCACACAAAGGAGGTGCGGGAGTACAACGCAGATGAATGGGAAGACATCACACAGAATTACACAATTAgacagtttattattattattattattattattataggcCTGCTGTAATGTTTACAATCAACAGTTTTATGCATGAAATagcttttaaaaagaaattgttGAAATCATGTGAAGCCATTGCCAACTGTACAAAACAGCGTGATGCAAAGAAACCGTAAacgaagaaaaaacaaagtacaTGAGCACTGTTTGTTAGTCAACACTGATCAagttaataattatttttttaatggttaAACTGTGTTTGCTTTTTCATTGAAACTGTTGCATTCATACTGCAGAATCaataaattgattattttaataaaatgtgagtttctttattcattcaaCATTTTCTTATGTTCTCTTTACAAGAAAGTTTAAAACCTAGAAGTGAGTTCATTTTTCCTGTCAAATATTAGAGAAAATTCTgaaacagcttttaaaaaaaacaaactataaaaatgtaaaagaataaCATTTGTTAAAATTGCATGTTTCCAGGGTGTTTCTAtgctttttctttatctttgtcTACATTTTCCTGGGGTTTGTTTGGATTATTGGTCCTCAAGCGCAGACTCAGTTCTTCAGTCAGGATGGTGCAGCAGGATTTCTGTGCGAAGGAAATACAAATATCAACAGTAGCGAAACAAATCAATTCATGAAGCTGTTGATGAATTAAATCCCTATGGGGCAGGCTGTTCAGAGTGGTAGTGATAGAGGTGATTTGTGAATGCACAAACCTTCTGCTCGGCTGCACTTCTGCGGCTCTTGGAGGTGAGCTCCAGGACGGCCAGCAGCGCTCCCAGCCCCAGGCCCAGGGAGAGAATCAGAAACATCCCCTTCAGGCTGTGTGGCTGCATAGCTGAAAACTTGGCCTTGTCTGCCATGCAGCTGCTGGCCCACCACTTGCTCCGCAGGTAAGCCAGCTCCCCTGCCTCGCTCAGCTGCAGGATTGCCACGCTGAGGTTCTTTATGAGGGGTGAACCTTGAGGAAAGTGATGAATGTTAAtaatactgtttttattttatatgtaaaATGTCTTTATCAAAATGAGTAGCCTCACCAAGGGTGGCAGCAATGCTGTATCCCCTCATGCCAACGACTTCATGAGCTCTGACCAGTTCACAGTGACGAGCCACTGCCAGGTCCAAAGAAACAGACTCTCCAATAAAGGCAAAGTTCCCCTCTTTTGCACGCCGGACCCCCTCGTCCATAGATGACACAAAACTCCTCGTTCTCTCCATGTGTTCATAGATTCTGCGGTACACTGGATTGTTTGAATTCTGGATGAGGGAAAAACAGATTTAGAGAGACAGCAGTGACATGAGGCATCTATAAGTGACCTGATGTCCCTACCTTGAAGAAGGCGAGGGTGGAAGAGCCGGCCAGACAGCCGTACTCAATCATATCCTGGTTGGCCAAGTCGTCAAACCCTTTCACCGTCAGGTGGGTGGTGTCAGAGCTCTTGGAGGAGCTGAGGTTGGAGAAATAACATGCCAAGAGGACGATGGAGAATATCCACCAACTGCAGCAGATGACACGTCCAGAGACAGCTCTGGGGTGAGGACCAGCACCTgacaagacaaaaacagctgggtgAAAAGAAAACCAGCAAAAATTCACAAAAGTCATGCACTTTTTTTGTTCTAGGCCACTCCCACTGCTGaacacccaaaaataaaaagatagcacacacacaaatcgtAAGCAAAAGGTTGACTCATCTTCAATAAACCTCACCAGTTTATTATGGCCAAATATGCTAACACGCTAATGCTTCAGCCTAGCGGCCTTCATCGAAGCATGATGCTCTGTATTATATAACTTTGGTTGACCACCATAAAACAAAGCATTGGGACGATGCCTCCTTTTAAAGATGAGTTACTACTACTATTGACTGAATATTGGTCAAATCCATTTGGAAGTTAAGCCTTTTATGCAATGTCACACACCCTAGATTGCCACATAGcatgtacaaaaacacacaccttcacacacacacacacacacacacacacacactagaccTTCACAGAAAATTACAGCCTCCCAAGGTCAAAACTATTGTCGCCAAAGGTGAGGATGTCACGGCTACAAATGTCACAGAGAATTCCcagaaaagaaacaagtcaGTAAGTGCATTAAACGTGGAGATTCTCCTGTCTGTGTGGTGGCGTCTGAAGTGTCTGGTTTAGCTGTTTACCTTGCAGAGTCAGAGCCCCAGCTGTGTACCACAGGCTGTGGAGGAAGCTGAATCTGTTCTGCTCACTCTGAGGCTGATTCCACTCACATGGGCTCAGTCTGcatttgcataaaaaaataTGACTTATTAATGCGATCGCAATCAAGgggactccaccagcagaaagGTGAAAATATCCACCAATGCGAAGTATGAGCTTGTATTTAAATCCACAGCACATCATTAAACattaataagaaaattataACTGGCAAAAAGTTTTAACTACTTGTATCACTAACCTGGTAACTATAAAGATGCAAGCAGCGGTACCAAGGTAAGCAATGAGTATGCCGACCCAAGTCTCGGCTGTAAAGGGCGTCAGGAAATCAAAGAATCCAGTTTCCTCTGAGATGTCCTTCCTCAGCAGGATGCTGATGCCCGTCTGCATGAACGGTTTGCTCATCCCCACCACTTTCTCCCGAGCTGCAGTTAGAGTCAGCGGAGCAATTGCAAGGTCTGCTTCCTGTAGGGGATGAATTGATACTCACTTTAagataattacatttttaattgcgCCAACAACCAGGCTGGTATTGTTCACGCGACATATTCACTTATTTTTGAATGCATCCATTGTGAGTCACAGATGCCAGCTGGGTAATTCAAGCCTCTGCAGAGTGGTTtcaaaaaaatgtcagcttttcaTGTACTCACGCCTCGCACCACCTCTCCAATCATCCCATTCCAGTTCCCGCTCTCATCCTGTCGGCCGTATGAACCATCCTTCACCAGCTGCACTTTGTACTTGAAGCCCAGTTTCTTGGCTATTTCAGACAGCAGGTCCATGCAGAAGCCCTCCATTTGGGTGCCTTTGGACATTGTATATGGCTCTTGCTATCAGAAAATATGTCAGAAGATAATCAGtgaaatgtgtttaatattAACTGTTGTACTATGGGCTTGAAAGAATTCAATTCAGTACCTTTATTGATGTAATTCTGAGCTCTGTTGGCACTGTTGTTGAGGGGAAAAGGAAGGAACATGTTAGTATAACTCTGAGATGAAAGAACTGTTCATTGTGTCTATAAACACTGAGAGGTTAAGATGATAACAAAGGAAATTAAGCTTCCCCAAGGGGTATGGAGATAAATCTGAAGGGTCACAAGAAGATCAATATTCTGTATATACTAGCACCATTTGTCTtgagtgtgaaaccaaaaaGTTGTAAAAGTATGAGAGGGTAACAAATAATGGAGATGAATTTGAGTGAGACAGCAACTGACCTCTGGTCTATTTTGACTGACAAAAGTTTTTCACACTCAGTGTCAAGCCTAAATTTATCAGATTCAATGGCGCCTTTGTGCAGCGGCCATCTTCAGACTTTACTCTGGCATGCAGAGATGTCTGAGGTGAATTTCGGGCCGCATGTTTTGACCTTTGAGTCGCAGCTTGTTTCCGGTATCCTAGAGATCTGGAACGTCTTGCGCACCACAATCTATTTAGCGCAGTGTTTTAATTCAAAGAGCATCAATGCCATGGCACTGTGAGATGGGAGGGAAGTCAAAGAGTATCAAAAGCCTCGATTCAGGCCAGGGCCTTGGGGATCCATCACCACAGGGTGATCCTGACAACCATCAGATCCTCCTTTTCAAAAGATGACACGTATACAAGCTCTTCAAGCCCCTGTCACTTCTTGGCCACTGTGAGACACAGGGCTTTTGTTTGCTCCATACAGTTGATTTATTACCGTTTTTTGTGTCAGTGTCAACTGGCTTGTTTCCCTGTCTGTTCTTTCTGTTTTGGGCAGGATGTGGCACTTCCCTTTGATATCAATCCCAGCTAACTGTTTATGCATTTTATGTCTTGTCAAGCCAGAGAAATTTCGAGCAAATCCAGCAGTGAAAACATGAGGAATTtggcagagaaaaaaaggaagctgCCACCACACTGAATGAAAAGTGACTGGGTCAAACTTTGAAATTTCAGggcaaagagacaaaacaacagttTCTGAGGTTGTCTATCAGATCAGCTTCTACATCAATGTACACTTTTAAAATGGTTTGAGGTTATAAATTGTCAGCATTGGCTATCTTACCTCAGGATCTCTGCTCAAGTTAGTATTTTTGTACAGCAAGTAAAAAACtgtgattgaaaaaaaagttcttCACCTGCAGTGCAAGCTCCCATGTCCAGGAAAAACCCAACAGATAATACACAGAAGCCATACAGCATCGTCATCCTCCTGATTTGCATCCTTCAACTTATGAAAGACAAGAAGTGGTTGGTTGTGTATCCAATTAATCACATGGAtaaatggaaataaatgttAATCAAGACATATCttgataaaaaaatgttgttttaagtaTCAAAACAACATACTGACTTGCAACACATACAATCATTGAGGAAAGTATATGATGGATGCTGTTTACTACCTGACAAGAGTCCGAGATGTGCCCGCTGGATCAGTGTCAGACTTCAGACAGACCCCGATGAGCTCGCCCGTGATGAAGTGTGATCTGAAGTTTTTCAGAGTCAAATGTGTGAGGACAGCCAACAAAGTTTTTGTGGGTGGAGAAAGAGGATGAGTTTTGAAGGGGTGGGCATAAGCAGCATGAGGTACAACATATAGCTTCCACCAAGGAACAAAATGTGCTTGTTTATGCTAAAAATGACTCTGGGGAATAtcttaatatatataaatgaattaaaaaagtcaCATTCTCTTGTTATAGAACAGTAACATTCGATGTGATGTAGTCAAGATCACTatttaaagtttttatgtaatttaaGTTAGATGTGAGCAAAGTTGAATATTTGAGGCTCACTGCACCCACGTGTGACAATCCAGCAGATACACACAGGTGAAGAAAGAGACTAACAAAAAATAGctagaaaatacaaaaacaaacaaggttTTGAAACTACATCTACATATTTGACAGGACAAATCCAACTC
It includes:
- the grik6 gene encoding glutamate receptor U1 — encoded protein: MQIRRMTMLYGFCVLSVGFFLDMGACTAVPTELRITSIKQEPYTMSKGTQMEGFCMDLLSEIAKKLGFKYKVQLVKDGSYGRQDESGNWNGMIGEVVRGEADLAIAPLTLTAAREKVVGMSKPFMQTGISILLRKDISEETGFFDFLTPFTAETWVGILIAYLGTAACIFIVTRLSPCEWNQPQSEQNRFSFLHSLWYTAGALTLQGAGPHPRAVSGRVICCSWWIFSIVLLACYFSNLSSSKSSDTTHLTVKGFDDLANQDMIEYGCLAGSSTLAFFKNSNNPVYRRIYEHMERTRSFVSSMDEGVRRAKEGNFAFIGESVSLDLAVARHCELVRAHEVVGMRGYSIAATLGSPLIKNLSVAILQLSEAGELAYLRSKWWASSCMADKAKFSAMQPHSLKGMFLILSLGLGLGALLAVLELTSKSRRSAAEQKKSCCTILTEELSLRLRTNNPNKPQENVDKDKEKA